In a single window of the Vibrio celticus genome:
- a CDS encoding IS5 family transposase, producing MPKPRYKTTNWKQYNQSLINRGSLTFWIDEEAISGWTQSKQNKRGKPRRFSDLAITTALMVKRVFSMPLRALQGFIDSIFKLAHVPLSCPHYTCISRRAKQVEVSFKTKTRGAIQHLAIDATSLKVYGEGEWKVKKHGTDGKRRVWRKLHIAVDTNTHEIIAAELSLSTVTDGEVLPNLLKQTRRSILEVSGDGAYDTRACHAAIKIKGAIALIPPREGAAFWERGHLRNLAVGCQKLYGSNKYWKERYGYHKRSLSETAMYRVKQLLGGQLSLRNYNAQVGETYAMIKALNKLTGLGMPETCRVD from the coding sequence ATGCCTAAGCCTCGTTACAAAACAACCAACTGGAAGCAATACAACCAATCACTCATTAACCGTGGCTCTCTGACCTTTTGGATTGATGAAGAAGCAATAAGCGGGTGGACGCAAAGTAAACAGAATAAGCGCGGGAAGCCGCGTCGGTTCAGTGATTTAGCTATCACGACAGCACTCATGGTGAAACGAGTTTTTTCTATGCCATTGAGAGCGCTTCAAGGATTTATCGACTCGATATTTAAGTTAGCCCATGTACCGTTAAGTTGTCCGCATTACACCTGCATAAGTCGTAGAGCCAAGCAAGTTGAGGTTTCATTTAAGACTAAAACGAGAGGAGCGATACAGCACCTAGCTATTGATGCTACTAGCCTTAAGGTTTATGGCGAAGGTGAATGGAAAGTCAAAAAACATGGGACGGATGGCAAGCGTAGAGTCTGGCGAAAGCTTCATATTGCCGTCGATACCAACACTCATGAGATCATTGCCGCCGAGCTAAGTTTATCGACGGTTACAGATGGAGAAGTACTCCCTAACTTACTGAAACAAACACGCCGAAGTATCCTTGAGGTATCTGGTGATGGCGCTTACGACACGAGAGCGTGTCACGCTGCTATTAAGATTAAGGGAGCCATTGCGCTTATTCCCCCAAGAGAAGGGGCAGCCTTCTGGGAGCGTGGTCACCTTCGAAATCTCGCCGTGGGTTGCCAGAAATTATACGGCTCAAATAAGTATTGGAAAGAGCGGTATGGATACCACAAACGTTCACTCTCAGAAACAGCGATGTATCGAGTTAAACAGTTGCTAGGAGGGCAACTGAGTTTAAGAAATTACAATGCACAGGTGGGTGAAACTTACGCGATGATAAAAGCGTTGAACAAGCTTACTGGGTTAGGTATGCCTGAAACTTGTCGTGTTGACTAA
- a CDS encoding arylsulfatase: protein MNKERKYRVFSSLLMSFTLMYAHTSLAQEKQPNVLIITADDMGFSDVGAFGSEIQTPTIDSIANEGLRFNNYYTNPLCTPTRTSLMSGVDHHRAGAGTMGLFTAPNQKGKPGYEGFLREEFVTLGDLMKEAGYTTFVSGKWDLGRFPNLIPRARGFDRDFVMLDDHGSHYSMLAMWEEAPKLQFTEDGKYLKELPDNYYSSKTYTDKMLSFMKDNKAKDDKPFFAFLSYQAPHDPLHVDEPWRSMYQGQYDKGWSAVRLARYNKQKELGIIPEFTELAERYWFVPDSEMLAPIVRAALGREMELYAGLMTNMDHHLNRVIQYLKDSGEYDNTMILFFGDNGPEGNGTFDRITTFGTKNYIFKARNWSDQGDIRLQGTENNYTELDPGWAQVSAAPFFGHKDFALEGGIRNALIVKPAKDSPHKPGSIRNDFMHVQDIFLTLAEMTNQDFPNGYTQAKSWLEMLNDPEATVRTGEDWFGWESGNSRALRRGEWKISNNIKPWGNEQWQLYNIEKDLSERYDLADKHPEILNELVSIYENEYVPKNNVILGSRNFHESDWWDGPLRFEEGNDEGSEYPPGLYKKGWTPPQDMMAEPKQVEEE from the coding sequence ATGAACAAAGAAAGAAAATATCGGGTGTTCAGTAGCTTACTGATGAGTTTCACTTTGATGTACGCTCATACCTCGTTGGCACAAGAAAAACAGCCGAACGTTTTAATCATCACCGCTGATGACATGGGCTTTTCAGATGTTGGTGCATTTGGTAGTGAAATTCAAACGCCAACAATCGATTCTATCGCGAACGAAGGGCTACGTTTTAACAACTATTACACCAATCCTTTATGTACCCCAACCCGAACTTCGCTAATGTCTGGCGTTGATCATCACCGTGCGGGCGCCGGTACTATGGGTCTATTCACTGCACCAAACCAAAAGGGCAAACCTGGGTATGAGGGTTTCCTTCGAGAAGAATTTGTCACCCTAGGTGATCTTATGAAGGAAGCGGGTTATACGACGTTTGTTAGTGGCAAATGGGATCTGGGGCGTTTTCCTAATTTGATTCCAAGAGCGAGAGGTTTTGATCGTGATTTCGTTATGCTGGATGATCATGGTAGCCACTACAGTATGTTAGCGATGTGGGAAGAGGCACCAAAGCTACAATTTACTGAAGACGGAAAGTACCTTAAAGAGCTGCCAGATAACTATTACTCGAGTAAGACTTACACCGATAAAATGCTGTCTTTCATGAAAGATAATAAAGCAAAGGATGACAAGCCTTTCTTTGCTTTCCTCTCTTACCAAGCGCCTCATGATCCTTTGCATGTCGATGAACCGTGGAGAAGCATGTATCAAGGGCAGTATGACAAAGGTTGGTCTGCAGTACGATTAGCTCGTTATAACAAGCAAAAAGAGCTGGGTATTATTCCTGAGTTTACTGAACTTGCGGAGCGATATTGGTTCGTGCCGGATAGTGAGATGCTCGCACCAATTGTCAGAGCGGCACTAGGAAGAGAAATGGAGCTTTATGCTGGCTTGATGACCAACATGGATCATCATCTTAACCGTGTAATACAGTACTTGAAGGACAGTGGCGAATATGACAATACCATGATTTTGTTCTTTGGAGACAACGGCCCTGAGGGCAACGGCACTTTTGACAGAATCACGACGTTTGGAACGAAAAATTACATTTTCAAAGCAAGAAACTGGTCTGATCAAGGTGATATTCGTTTGCAAGGCACAGAGAATAACTATACCGAGCTCGATCCCGGTTGGGCGCAAGTTTCGGCTGCACCATTCTTTGGACATAAAGACTTTGCCTTGGAAGGTGGAATTCGTAATGCACTGATTGTTAAACCGGCGAAAGATAGCCCGCATAAGCCCGGAAGTATTCGTAATGATTTTATGCATGTTCAAGACATTTTCTTGACCTTAGCTGAAATGACCAATCAAGATTTCCCCAATGGATACACTCAGGCTAAATCTTGGCTTGAGATGTTAAATGATCCTGAGGCAACGGTTCGAACGGGAGAGGATTGGTTTGGTTGGGAGAGTGGTAACTCACGAGCATTACGTCGCGGCGAGTGGAAAATCTCTAATAATATTAAGCCTTGGGGTAATGAGCAGTGGCAACTGTATAACATTGAGAAAGATCTCTCTGAACGTTACGACCTAGCTGATAAGCATCCAGAGATATTGAATGAACTCGTCTCAATTTATGAAAACGAATATGTGCCAAAGAACAATGTCATTCTTGGCAGCCGAAATTTCCATGAAAGTGATTGGTGGGATGGGCCTCTTCGTTTTGAAGAGGGCAATGATGAAGGCTCAGAGTATCCGCCTGGTTTGTACAAAAAAGGATGGACGCCACCTCAAGATATGATGGCAGAACCTAAGCAAGTGGAGGAGGAATAA
- a CDS encoding copper chaperone PCu(A)C, giving the protein MKLKALALAGLLLTPFAQASSDIMVHDAYARATPPSAVNSAVFTTLMNHSDKDRAIVSATTPAAGKVELHDVIMDGDVMKMRQVQEITIPANGEAELKPGSLHIMLFDLASSLKEGEQIEMTLTFANGETQTFDAPVKKVMSGMKKMNHDHH; this is encoded by the coding sequence ATGAAGTTAAAAGCACTTGCTCTAGCAGGCTTATTGCTCACCCCTTTTGCTCAGGCTAGTAGCGATATTATGGTTCATGACGCGTACGCTCGTGCAACCCCGCCTTCAGCAGTGAACAGCGCGGTGTTCACGACTCTGATGAACCACAGCGATAAAGATCGCGCTATTGTTTCTGCAACAACACCTGCAGCAGGTAAAGTAGAACTTCATGATGTAATCATGGATGGCGATGTTATGAAAATGCGCCAAGTTCAAGAGATCACCATTCCTGCGAACGGTGAAGCGGAACTTAAACCAGGTAGCCTACACATCATGTTGTTCGACCTAGCAAGCAGCTTAAAAGAAGGTGAGCAAATCGAGATGACACTGACCTTCGCCAACGGTGAAACGCAGACCTTCGATGCGCCGGTTAAGAAAGTAATGAGCGGAATGAAAAAGATGAATCACGATCATCATTAA
- a CDS encoding glutathione S-transferase family protein, with protein MSESTAILEFLAQEYGKGQIKPSDKSDNREKALCAKWCSFAVCELEQPLWTMAKHSFIYPEDMRQDGILPVCQKEFQNALSVLSQQLDSNEYLLGEVFSIADILISHTLAWALSFQQEIPQSNLMSYVQRCTSRPAFKMAQQREL; from the coding sequence TTGTCTGAATCAACAGCGATTTTAGAGTTTTTAGCGCAGGAGTACGGTAAGGGGCAAATCAAACCAAGCGACAAGAGTGACAATCGAGAAAAGGCACTTTGTGCTAAATGGTGCTCTTTTGCGGTTTGTGAGCTTGAGCAACCTTTGTGGACGATGGCTAAACACAGCTTTATTTACCCCGAAGATATGCGTCAGGATGGCATTTTACCTGTCTGTCAAAAGGAGTTCCAAAACGCTTTATCAGTTTTGAGCCAACAACTTGATAGTAACGAATACCTATTGGGTGAGGTGTTTTCTATTGCTGATATTTTAATTTCACACACCTTAGCGTGGGCGCTAAGTTTTCAGCAAGAGATCCCACAATCTAATTTGATGAGTTATGTGCAACGTTGTACATCTCGTCCCGCATTTAAAATGGCTCAGCAGAGAGAGCTTTGA
- a CDS encoding SCO family protein codes for MSRNWSLALVVAFVLGFGVKSYLDGQNEAQEQHAAKQEFSATTLFGKDNQPIKLFDETDDRIRIVYFGFTRCPDVCPTSLAMLAGALNQVSDEAKANIRPMFVSLDPERDAAEASYEYAQYFHPMMEGLSGPLDVTTTLAHNYGVIFRKTKLEGSELEYTLDHSSYFYFLKPDGTLITKVPHTLTPAPIVEAINKLTQ; via the coding sequence ATGAGTAGAAATTGGTCGTTAGCATTGGTTGTCGCTTTTGTACTTGGCTTTGGTGTCAAAAGCTACCTTGATGGGCAAAACGAAGCTCAAGAACAGCACGCTGCAAAGCAAGAATTCTCGGCAACAACGCTTTTTGGAAAAGACAACCAACCAATAAAACTCTTTGACGAAACCGACGACAGAATTCGTATCGTTTACTTCGGTTTCACACGCTGCCCAGATGTGTGCCCCACTTCTCTAGCGATGTTAGCCGGAGCACTTAACCAAGTTTCTGATGAAGCAAAAGCCAATATTCGCCCGATGTTTGTTTCTCTCGATCCTGAACGTGATGCCGCTGAAGCCTCGTATGAATACGCGCAATACTTCCACCCGATGATGGAAGGACTAAGTGGTCCATTGGATGTCACAACGACTCTGGCTCATAACTACGGCGTTATTTTCAGAAAGACCAAGCTTGAAGGTTCAGAGTTGGAATACACCCTAGACCACAGCTCATATTTTTATTTTTTAAAGCCCGACGGTACCTTGATTACCAAAGTACCGCACACGTTGACGCCAGCGCCAATTGTTGAGGCTATCAACAAGCTGACGCAGTAA
- a CDS encoding transporter yields MMKGFSINSDSVNQMTKYLVGAGLIVSTSASALTLPPRFYERTLLGVEAIPILGISFDGNINPFDPTLGDNGNAHLPQPGIDDIHLEGTMALAGYSISFPISDRSARISYLQPVGNMNVTATGQVTSGGQTVSNVPIQYYSTNGIGDPFFEFTIGLIGSPALDELPKAIRYQPGFQMDLLVDLSVPLGEYDSDQAINMGTNRLWGRVGFPMMYQLGDVWAPSKRASLELLPAVTWYGDNDDMYGGGSQSTDLGYSLGAHLTYDLSQHVWVSLDYSYVKSGDYTNSGNVQVSNNGSFEGQDFSSVGFTVATDLTRNLNTSLGYQTTINDGGAGEAQMSTFSFNLVYYWADILDGLDRTGFKF; encoded by the coding sequence ATGATGAAAGGATTCAGCATAAATTCAGATTCAGTTAATCAAATGACTAAATACCTCGTGGGTGCCGGGCTCATTGTTTCTACCAGTGCTAGTGCTTTGACATTACCTCCAAGGTTTTATGAACGTACGTTACTAGGAGTAGAAGCGATACCTATATTAGGGATCAGCTTTGACGGAAATATTAACCCATTTGACCCTACATTAGGTGACAACGGTAATGCTCATTTACCACAACCCGGTATTGATGACATTCATTTAGAAGGAACAATGGCGTTAGCGGGCTATTCGATTAGCTTCCCCATTAGTGACAGGTCAGCTCGTATTTCCTACTTACAACCTGTTGGCAACATGAATGTGACAGCGACGGGGCAAGTAACTAGTGGTGGGCAAACAGTATCCAATGTGCCTATTCAGTATTATTCAACTAATGGTATCGGTGACCCATTTTTTGAATTTACGATTGGGCTAATCGGTTCTCCAGCATTAGATGAGCTACCTAAAGCGATTCGTTATCAACCGGGCTTTCAAATGGACTTATTGGTCGACTTAAGCGTACCGCTTGGTGAATATGACTCGGATCAAGCGATTAACATGGGCACGAACAGATTGTGGGGAAGAGTGGGTTTCCCGATGATGTATCAGTTAGGAGATGTGTGGGCGCCAAGTAAGCGTGCTTCGCTAGAACTCCTACCTGCTGTCACTTGGTATGGCGATAATGACGACATGTATGGAGGCGGCTCTCAAAGCACTGATTTAGGTTACAGCCTCGGTGCTCATTTGACTTACGATTTAAGCCAACATGTGTGGGTTTCTTTGGACTACTCCTACGTGAAATCAGGTGATTATACCAACAGCGGTAATGTTCAAGTTTCCAACAATGGAAGCTTTGAGGGTCAGGACTTTTCAAGCGTTGGCTTTACGGTTGCTACGGATCTTACGCGTAATTTGAATACCTCATTGGGTTATCAGACGACCATTAATGATGGTGGTGCTGGCGAAGCGCAAATGAGCACCTTCAGTTTCAACTTGGTCTATTACTGGGCAGATATTCTTGATGGGTTAGACCGGACAGGTTTTAAGTTCTAA
- a CDS encoding DUF368 domain-containing protein, whose translation MNYLSTFFKGMAMGAADVVPGVSGGTIAFITGIYDTLLESIRRINPSVLGLWKREGFKAAFNHINGFFLISLFAGVFTSIATFAKLISWLLVTHPVPLWSFFFGLILVSVFHILKQVEKRDMIRFVFLLLGVAFAYSITVLKPLQMEPTSINVLIAGAIAICAMILPGISGSFILLLIGMYGPVLGAVKSFQVDVLALFLAGCVIGLLTFSHVLSWLLRSFRDFTLVFLTGLMIGTLPKIWPWKETISWRTNSKGEQVPLIQENLSPFDFEAVTSQPSQLVMAIVMMFAAIALVLGLEKFAERNAD comes from the coding sequence ATGAATTACTTAAGTACTTTTTTCAAAGGCATGGCAATGGGCGCAGCAGACGTTGTTCCTGGCGTGTCAGGCGGAACCATCGCATTCATCACTGGTATCTACGATACGCTGCTAGAAAGCATTCGCAGAATTAACCCTAGCGTACTTGGCTTATGGAAACGCGAAGGCTTCAAAGCCGCGTTTAACCACATCAATGGTTTCTTCTTGATTTCACTGTTCGCAGGCGTATTCACCAGCATTGCGACATTTGCAAAACTGATTTCTTGGTTATTGGTCACCCACCCCGTTCCACTGTGGTCTTTCTTCTTCGGCCTGATCTTGGTCTCGGTTTTCCATATTCTTAAGCAAGTAGAGAAACGCGATATGATTCGCTTCGTGTTTTTGCTGCTTGGCGTTGCTTTCGCTTATAGCATTACCGTGCTTAAACCGCTGCAAATGGAACCAACCAGCATCAACGTATTGATTGCGGGTGCGATTGCTATCTGCGCGATGATTTTACCCGGTATTTCAGGCAGCTTTATTCTGCTCCTGATTGGCATGTATGGCCCCGTGCTTGGCGCCGTTAAATCATTTCAAGTCGATGTACTTGCGCTATTCCTTGCGGGCTGTGTGATCGGACTGCTGACTTTCTCACATGTACTGTCTTGGCTATTGCGTTCATTCCGCGACTTCACATTGGTATTCTTAACCGGTTTGATGATCGGTACGCTGCCTAAGATCTGGCCTTGGAAAGAGACCATCAGCTGGCGCACAAACTCAAAAGGTGAACAAGTTCCTCTGATTCAAGAAAACCTATCACCGTTTGATTTTGAAGCGGTAACCTCTCAGCCTTCTCAGTTGGTCATGGCGATTGTGATGATGTTTGCTGCGATTGCATTGGTTTTAGGCCTGGAGAAGTTCGCAGAGCGTAACGCTGACTAA